In one Brienomyrus brachyistius isolate T26 chromosome 5, BBRACH_0.4, whole genome shotgun sequence genomic region, the following are encoded:
- the LOC125743121 gene encoding C1q-related factor-like gives MLVLVLVVLIPVLVSSVGNDASHYEMLGTCRMVCDPYLNKGTTTSASIRGEAEALSDHSAVHPPSTLLHGPQGKPGRPGKPGPPGPPGEPGPPGPVGPPGDRGDTGRTGTLGLGGNGVISTAMYTTAPRVAFYAGLKNPHEGYEILKFDDVVTNLGNNYDGTSGKFICNIPGSYFFIYHVLMRGGDGTSMWADLCKNGQVRASAIAQDADQNYDYASNSVILHLDAGDEVYIKLDGGKAHGGNNNKYSTFSGFIIYAD, from the exons ATGCTGGTCCTGGTGCTGGTCGTCCTCATCCCCGTGCTGGTGAGCTCCGTTGGCAATGACGCCAGCCACTATGAGATGCTGGGCACCTGCCGCATGGTGTGCGACCCCTATCTCAACAAGGGCACCACCACCAGTGCGAGCATCCGGGGTGAGGCCGAGGCTCTGAGCGACCATAGCGCCGTCCACCCGCCGTCCACTCTGCTGCACGGCCCGCAAGGGAAGCCAGGCAGGCCAGGGAAGCCTGGACCACCAGGGCCTCCAGGAGagcctggccctccaggaccggtgGGTCCACCTGGGGACAGGGGGGATACTGGGAGGACTGGGACCCTAGGTCTGGGGGGTAATGGAGTTATCAGCACGGCCATGTATACCACAGCCCCCCGGGTGGCTTTTTATGCCGGGCTCAAGAACCCCCACGAGGGCTATGAGATCCTCAAGTTTGACGACGTGGTCACCAACCTGGGCAACAATTACGACGGCACCTCAGGCAAGTTCATCTGCAACATCCCAGGCTCTTACTTCTTCATCTACCACGTGCTCATGAGAGGCGGTGATGGCACCAGCATGTGGGCAGATCTCTGCAAGAATGGCCAG GTTAGAGCGAGTGCTATTGCGCAGGATGCAGACCAGAACTACGACTACGCAAGCAACAGTGTCATTCTGCACTTGGACGCTGGAGATGAAGTGTACATCAAGCTGGATGGGGGCAAGGCGCACGgcggaaacaacaacaaatacagCACTTTCTCTGGGTTTATCATCTATGCCGACTGA